A segment of the Nostoc sp. TCL26-01 genome:
ACTCCCTCACGTAGTTGCTCAACCAAGTTATGTAAATTACCTGTATTGAGACGATAACTCAGAGGATGAGCAATCAACCTGGCTGTGCTTTCATACAAAGTAGTAATTTCAATCAAACCATTTTCGCGCAAAGTTCGCCCTGTAGATACTAAATCCACAATCGCCTCTGACATTCCGGTAATCGGGCCGAGTTCTACAGAACCATAAAGCGGGACTATTTCTACTGGTAAATCCAACCCTTGAAAATATTCACGGGCGCAGTTGACATACTTAGACGCTACCCTACTATCAGGCGGTAAATCTAGAGGCGATTTGTAAGCACTAGACGCTTTAACAGCCACCGACATCCGACAATAGCCAAACTGCAAATCTACTAGCTGGGCTACTTGCGGTTTCTTTTCTTGAAGGACATCGTACCCAATAATGCCCATTTGAGCCTGACCGTATTCTACATACACAGGCACATCTTGTCCTCTCACTAGTAATCCTTTTGCCTGTCCACTAGCATCAGTAATTTGAAGTTGACGATTACCTGAGTCTAAAAAAGCGCTAAAATCTAATCCTACAGATTGCAGCAAGCGGATGCTATTTTTAAGTAGTTCCCCTTTGGGTAGTGCAACAGTTAACATTTTTTGTATTGGTATCCTTATGAAAACTAGAAATCCCCACCTGAAATTCAAGTATGGGTGATGGACAGTTCACTATTGAGAATATCTCTATTGCTTACCACAAGCAGCATGAGAATTTTATTAGTTGATGATGAAGTAGAACTTACAGATCCTCTGAGTCACGTCTTAACTCGTGAGGGTTATGGTGTAGACGCAGCTTATGATGGAACTAGAGGAAGTGAAATGGCAGCAGCAGGTAGTTATGACCTGTTAATTTTAGATTGGATGCTGCCAGGAAAAACAGGGTTGGA
Coding sequences within it:
- the hisG gene encoding ATP phosphoribosyltransferase translates to MLTVALPKGELLKNSIRLLQSVGLDFSAFLDSGNRQLQITDASGQAKGLLVRGQDVPVYVEYGQAQMGIIGYDVLQEKKPQVAQLVDLQFGYCRMSVAVKASSAYKSPLDLPPDSRVASKYVNCAREYFQGLDLPVEIVPLYGSVELGPITGMSEAIVDLVSTGRTLRENGLIEITTLYESTARLIAHPLSYRLNTGNLHNLVEQLREGVLTAV